In Pantoea cypripedii, the following proteins share a genomic window:
- a CDS encoding zinc-dependent metalloprotease family protein encodes MLKFKRKWLITIMASTFSSTVFAAPQLFTVVDKDTTDQEATRLQHLRQQYQNVDFISVDKALLENEASVFLFNNNEKMPPVEIHGTSLRKDSNGMHIWQGNADDEKSTASFAMNNGKITGSIRLNDGSYYEVFPVDQDRQILVKIDTSTLESDNNDVIADETPPAHERTINQVLSENESRNTSTEQVRLRLLYVYTNQSRHWFSPDSALKAAQMNSELNKTYANSDTLVQFDVAGVLDTKMDEGTMYSMLAQMQKTDNALGKQVAAKRAETRADLVVIISEAYQACGTAQKDKWATVVHTTCAVGVRALAHEIGHNFGLNHGEKELTWPRYAHGYRVPGYFSTIMSKRCGGCEAVNNFSDPLKSYKGVPIGTATGNDAVRFIKERRFIMAAMHPDWEKQHQLNGGALPANQFFEINLADRQTNKQQILDYAITKPGEWDWPYELSVAVNNFFPKDAIAAGLLTDEGKIVPKNGSSYENYIWLHQDKLQNYKVDIKRSTYAVVRGSKWADVMAISGGDGVAPNTTVVLTIKNKTSGQALEKYYFNNDGEHLAATTWPNQLARTINSHNSSNVIAGELKDGILNTVTGSGYRNRLWFPLDKKNDLTAEFSTLNIAENPWVEQKDIFGDRFQTDLASGTTITVAVKNSSGTVVEQHKVAIPDDENGKYLSRYRWPAYLAHEVNTSMTQIRLGGKQADGSIKVVAGSQYLNYMWKKDRANQTVVVTFSK; translated from the coding sequence TTGTTAAAATTTAAACGTAAATGGCTCATCACTATTATGGCTTCCACATTTTCTTCTACTGTGTTCGCCGCTCCTCAGCTCTTCACTGTTGTTGATAAAGATACAACTGATCAGGAAGCCACGAGGTTGCAACATTTAAGACAGCAATACCAGAATGTTGATTTTATCAGTGTAGATAAGGCGCTACTGGAAAATGAGGCGTCTGTTTTTCTGTTCAATAATAATGAAAAAATGCCGCCTGTAGAGATTCACGGAACTTCGCTGAGAAAAGATAGCAATGGTATGCACATATGGCAGGGGAATGCAGATGATGAAAAAAGCACCGCATCATTTGCGATGAATAATGGCAAGATTACGGGTTCTATTCGACTGAATGACGGGTCTTATTATGAGGTTTTTCCTGTCGATCAGGATCGGCAAATTTTGGTCAAAATCGATACTTCAACGCTGGAGAGTGACAATAATGACGTGATTGCAGATGAAACGCCCCCAGCGCATGAACGGACAATCAATCAGGTGTTGAGTGAAAATGAAAGCCGCAATACCAGTACCGAACAGGTCAGATTGAGGTTGTTATATGTTTATACCAATCAGTCACGCCATTGGTTTTCCCCTGATTCGGCACTGAAAGCCGCTCAGATGAATAGCGAATTGAATAAGACCTATGCAAATAGCGATACGCTGGTTCAGTTCGATGTTGCAGGGGTGCTGGATACCAAAATGGATGAGGGTACCATGTATAGCATGTTAGCTCAGATGCAAAAAACCGATAACGCACTGGGAAAACAGGTTGCGGCAAAAAGAGCGGAAACACGGGCCGATCTGGTGGTGATTATTTCAGAAGCCTATCAGGCATGCGGCACCGCGCAAAAAGATAAATGGGCAACTGTAGTGCATACCACGTGTGCTGTGGGCGTTCGGGCCCTGGCTCATGAAATCGGACATAATTTCGGACTTAATCATGGGGAAAAAGAACTGACCTGGCCGCGTTATGCGCATGGTTATCGTGTACCAGGTTATTTCTCGACGATTATGTCAAAACGATGTGGCGGCTGTGAGGCAGTTAATAACTTTTCTGATCCTTTGAAAAGCTATAAGGGTGTGCCTATTGGCACCGCAACAGGTAATGACGCCGTGCGTTTTATCAAAGAACGTCGATTTATTATGGCGGCAATGCATCCGGACTGGGAAAAGCAGCACCAACTTAATGGTGGTGCACTGCCAGCGAATCAGTTTTTTGAAATCAACCTGGCAGACCGACAAACTAATAAGCAACAGATTCTTGATTATGCTATTACCAAACCGGGTGAATGGGACTGGCCATATGAGTTATCCGTCGCAGTCAATAATTTCTTCCCCAAAGACGCTATTGCCGCGGGATTGTTGACTGATGAAGGTAAAATCGTTCCCAAAAACGGGTCCAGCTATGAAAATTATATCTGGTTGCATCAGGACAAATTGCAAAACTACAAAGTTGATATCAAACGAAGCACTTATGCTGTTGTTAGGGGAAGCAAATGGGCTGATGTGATGGCCATCAGCGGCGGTGACGGCGTGGCCCCAAACACCACGGTGGTGCTGACCATTAAGAATAAAACTTCAGGTCAGGCACTGGAGAAATATTATTTCAATAATGATGGAGAACACCTGGCCGCGACAACATGGCCAAACCAGCTGGCACGGACAATCAATAGCCATAATTCATCTAACGTGATTGCCGGAGAACTGAAGGACGGAATTTTAAACACCGTTACCGGCAGCGGTTACCGTAACCGGCTGTGGTTCCCGCTGGATAAAAAGAATGATCTGACGGCGGAGTTTTCTACCCTGAACATTGCAGAGAATCCCTGGGTTGAACAGAAGGATATCTTCGGTGACAGATTCCAGACCGATTTAGCCTCGGGCACCACCATTACCGTCGCTGTCAAAAACAGCAGCGGTACGGTGGTGGAACAGCACAAAGTCGCTATTCCTGATGATGAAAATGGAAAGTATCTCAGCCGTTATCGCTGGCCAGCCTATCTGGCGCATGAGGTTAATACATCGATGACACAAATCAGGCTGGGCGGCAAGCAGGCCGATGGCAGCATTAAAGTGGTGGCGGGGTCGCAGTATCTTAACTACATGTGGAAGAAAGATCGTGCTAACCAGACGGTGGTGGTGACGTTCAGTAAATAA
- a CDS encoding D-2-hydroxyglutarate dehydrogenase YdiJ — translation MIPQISQAPGLVQLVLTFLQSLKEQGFTGDTATSYADRLSLSTDNSIYQLLPDAALFPRSTADVALIARLAGEERFTSLVFTPRGGGTGTNGQSLNQGIVVDMSRYMNRILEIDTEQGWVRVEAGVVKDQLNAWLKPYGFFFSPELSTSNRATLGGMINTDASGQGSLVYGKTSDHVEGLRAVLIGGDILDTRAMPTALAEKLAQTPTAEGRIYQQVMTRCREQRALILEKFPKLNRFLTGYDLRHVFSDDLQTFDLTRLLCGAEGTLAFITEARLDITPIPKVRRLVNIKYDSFDSALRNAPFMVEAKALSVETVDSKVLNLAREDIVWHSVKELITDVPDKEMLGLNIVEFAGDDGELIEQQVSTLCARLDELMAQQQGGVIGYQLCNDLSGIERIYNMRKKAVGLLGNAKGRAKPIPFVEDTAVPPEHLADYIVDFRALLDSHGLSYGMFGHVDAGVLHVRPALDMCDPQQEMLMKQISDEVVALTARYGGLLWGEHGKGFRAQYSPAFFGETLFNELRRIKAAFDPDNRMNPGKICTPLGSNEPMMQVDAVKRGTYDRQIPLTVRNEWRGAMECNGNGLCFNFDTRSPMCPSMKITRNRIHSPKGRATLTREWLRLLSEQGVDPLLLEKALPEQGSSLRTLIQRTRNSWHAKQGEYDFSHEVKEAMSGCLACKACSTQCPIKIDVPNFRSRFLQLYHTRYLRPMSDHLVATVESYAPLMAKAPKVFNFFLKQPWVRELSKKHIGMVDLPLLSSPSLKQQLSGHPAMSLTLEQLEALSSAERENCVLVVQDPFTSYYEAQLVTDFVKLIEKLGYRPVLLPFSPNGKAQHVKGFLQRFARTASITAEFLNRVARLGMPMVGVDPATVLCYRDEYNQVLGDKRGEFNVQLVHEWLQQAVAERAVQSTSGEAWYLFAHCTEVTALPSTPNQWQDIFARFGAKLENINVGCCGMAGTYGHESQNLENSLGIYALSWHPQMQKLPRQRCLATGFSCRSQVKRAEGNGMRHPLQALLEML, via the coding sequence ATGATCCCACAGATTTCCCAGGCACCGGGCCTCGTTCAACTGGTGCTGACATTCCTGCAATCCTTAAAAGAACAAGGATTCACTGGCGATACCGCCACCAGCTACGCCGATCGTCTCTCCCTTTCAACCGATAACAGCATCTATCAGCTGTTGCCGGATGCGGCGCTTTTCCCCCGTTCCACCGCCGATGTGGCGCTGATTGCCCGTCTGGCTGGTGAAGAGCGCTTTACCAGCCTGGTGTTTACCCCGCGTGGCGGTGGTACCGGCACCAATGGACAGTCGCTTAACCAGGGGATTGTGGTCGACATGTCGCGCTACATGAACCGCATCCTTGAAATCGATACCGAGCAGGGCTGGGTACGGGTTGAAGCCGGGGTGGTGAAAGACCAACTCAATGCCTGGCTGAAGCCGTATGGCTTTTTCTTCTCGCCGGAGTTATCCACCAGTAACCGCGCCACCCTAGGGGGGATGATTAATACCGATGCCTCCGGACAGGGATCGCTGGTGTACGGCAAAACCTCCGACCATGTGGAAGGCCTGCGCGCCGTGCTGATCGGTGGCGACATCCTGGATACCCGCGCCATGCCGACGGCACTGGCGGAGAAACTGGCACAGACGCCGACTGCGGAAGGCCGCATCTATCAACAAGTGATGACCCGCTGCCGTGAACAGCGCGCGTTAATCCTGGAAAAATTCCCCAAACTGAACCGTTTTCTCACGGGCTACGATTTACGCCACGTGTTCAGTGACGATTTGCAAACCTTCGACCTGACGCGCCTGCTATGTGGCGCTGAGGGAACGCTGGCATTTATTACCGAAGCTCGACTCGACATTACCCCGATTCCGAAAGTGCGTCGTCTGGTCAACATAAAATATGACTCCTTCGACTCAGCGCTGCGTAACGCACCTTTTATGGTGGAAGCAAAGGCATTGTCGGTAGAAACCGTCGATTCCAAAGTGCTGAATCTGGCGCGGGAAGATATCGTCTGGCATTCGGTAAAAGAGCTGATCACCGATGTACCCGATAAAGAGATGCTCGGGTTAAATATCGTCGAGTTCGCGGGTGATGACGGTGAACTGATTGAGCAGCAGGTCTCGACGCTGTGTGCCCGACTGGATGAATTGATGGCGCAGCAGCAGGGTGGCGTGATTGGCTATCAGCTGTGTAATGACCTGAGCGGCATTGAGCGCATCTATAATATGCGCAAAAAAGCGGTGGGTTTGCTCGGTAACGCCAAAGGGCGCGCCAAACCGATTCCGTTTGTCGAAGATACCGCCGTACCACCGGAACATCTGGCGGATTACATCGTCGATTTCCGCGCGTTGCTGGATAGCCACGGATTGAGTTATGGCATGTTCGGCCATGTGGATGCCGGGGTGCTGCACGTGCGTCCGGCGCTGGATATGTGTGACCCACAGCAGGAGATGCTGATGAAACAGATCTCCGATGAAGTGGTGGCGCTCACCGCGCGCTACGGCGGGTTGCTGTGGGGTGAGCATGGCAAAGGATTCCGCGCCCAGTACAGCCCGGCGTTTTTCGGTGAAACGCTGTTCAATGAGTTGCGGCGGATTAAAGCGGCATTCGACCCGGATAACCGTATGAACCCCGGCAAAATCTGTACGCCGCTCGGCAGCAATGAGCCGATGATGCAGGTCGATGCGGTGAAGCGTGGTACTTATGATCGCCAGATTCCGCTGACGGTGCGCAACGAATGGCGCGGGGCGATGGAATGTAACGGTAACGGCCTGTGCTTCAACTTTGATACGCGTAGTCCGATGTGCCCGTCGATGAAAATCACCCGTAACCGTATTCATTCGCCAAAAGGACGCGCAACGCTGACGCGTGAATGGTTACGCCTGTTATCGGAGCAGGGCGTTGACCCGCTGCTGCTGGAGAAAGCCTTACCGGAGCAAGGTTCCAGCCTGCGTACGTTGATCCAGCGTACCCGCAACTCATGGCATGCGAAGCAGGGCGAGTATGACTTCTCCCACGAAGTCAAAGAGGCGATGTCGGGGTGTCTGGCGTGTAAAGCCTGCTCCACCCAATGCCCGATAAAAATTGATGTGCCGAACTTCCGTTCACGCTTCCTGCAGCTGTACCACACCCGTTATTTGCGTCCGATGAGTGACCATCTGGTTGCCACGGTGGAAAGTTACGCGCCGCTGATGGCTAAAGCGCCGAAGGTGTTTAACTTCTTCCTGAAACAGCCGTGGGTACGGGAACTGAGCAAAAAACATATCGGTATGGTCGATCTGCCGCTGCTTTCCTCACCGAGTCTGAAGCAGCAATTAAGCGGACACCCGGCCATGAGCCTGACGCTGGAGCAGCTCGAAGCCCTCAGCAGCGCTGAACGGGAAAATTGTGTGCTGGTGGTGCAGGATCCCTTTACCAGCTACTACGAAGCGCAGCTGGTGACGGATTTCGTCAAACTGATCGAGAAGCTGGGTTACCGCCCGGTGCTGCTGCCGTTCTCACCGAATGGCAAAGCGCAGCATGTTAAAGGCTTCCTGCAACGTTTTGCCCGCACGGCTTCCATCACCGCTGAGTTCCTGAACCGTGTGGCGCGCCTTGGCATGCCAATGGTGGGCGTCGATCCCGCCACCGTGTTGTGTTATCGCGATGAATACAATCAGGTGCTGGGCGACAAGCGCGGTGAGTTTAACGTGCAGCTGGTGCATGAATGGCTGCAACAGGCGGTCGCCGAACGCGCAGTGCAGAGTACCAGCGGGGAAGCCTGGTATCTGTTTGCTCACTGCACCGAGGTGACGGCGCTGCCCTCAACACCGAATCAGTGGCAGGATATCTTTGCCCGCTTTGGCGCAAAACTGGAAAACATCAATGTCGGCTGCTGCGGTATGGCAGGCACCTATGGCCACGAAAGTCAGAACCTGGAGAATTCACTGGGGATTTATGCGCTTTCCTGGCATCCGCAGATGCAAAAACTGCCGCGTCAGCGTTGCCTCGCCACCGGATTTTCCTGTCGCAGCCAGGTGAAACGGGCAGAGGGGAATGGCATGCGCCATCCGCTACAGGCATTGCTGGAAATGTTGTAA
- the ydiK gene encoding AI-2E family transporter YdiK gives MKNLQRGLDLPQMLFSLMFILIMITACLWVVQPFILGFAWASMVVIATWPLMIRLQHLLWGRRSLAVVAMTILLLLLFIIPIAVLVNSLIDNSAPVIAWATQGHLVLPQLDWLKEVPMVGNKLFSSYHLLVDGGGTAIMNKLQPYIGRTTGFFVAQAGHFGRFMLHLGLMLLFSVLLYWRGEQVGQGIRHFACRMGGRRGDAAVLLAGQAIRAVALGVVVTALVQGVLGGIGLAISGIPYATLLTVVMILSCLVQLGPLIVLVPAIIWLYWSGDTTWGTVLLVWSCVVGTLDNVLRPMLIRMGADLPMILILSGVIGGLVAFGMIGLFIGPVVLAVSYRLVSAWMHEVPAPDDDPVDVVEELTEHDDHTA, from the coding sequence ATGAAAAACCTGCAACGCGGTCTGGATTTACCGCAAATGCTGTTCTCACTGATGTTTATCCTGATCATGATCACCGCCTGTCTTTGGGTGGTTCAGCCTTTCATCCTGGGCTTTGCCTGGGCCAGTATGGTGGTGATCGCCACCTGGCCATTGATGATCAGATTGCAACATCTGCTCTGGGGACGCCGTTCACTGGCAGTGGTGGCGATGACCATCCTGTTGCTGCTGCTGTTTATCATTCCTATCGCCGTGCTGGTTAATAGCCTGATTGATAACAGCGCCCCGGTAATTGCCTGGGCGACCCAGGGCCACCTGGTATTGCCTCAGCTGGACTGGCTGAAAGAAGTCCCGATGGTGGGTAACAAGCTGTTCTCCAGCTATCACCTGCTGGTGGACGGTGGCGGCACCGCCATCATGAACAAGCTACAACCGTACATTGGCCGCACCACCGGCTTCTTTGTGGCGCAGGCCGGTCACTTTGGCCGCTTTATGTTGCATCTGGGACTGATGTTGCTGTTTAGCGTGCTGCTGTACTGGCGTGGTGAGCAGGTCGGACAGGGTATCCGTCATTTTGCCTGCCGTATGGGGGGACGCCGTGGCGATGCTGCGGTGCTGCTCGCTGGTCAGGCAATTCGTGCCGTTGCGCTCGGCGTGGTGGTCACTGCGCTGGTACAGGGGGTGCTGGGCGGTATCGGGTTAGCCATTTCCGGCATTCCTTATGCCACCTTATTAACCGTGGTGATGATCCTCTCCTGCCTGGTACAGCTTGGTCCGCTGATCGTGCTGGTACCTGCCATTATCTGGCTTTACTGGAGCGGCGATACCACCTGGGGCACGGTGTTGCTGGTGTGGAGTTGTGTCGTGGGTACGCTCGATAACGTGTTGCGCCCGATGTTGATCCGCATGGGTGCCGATTTGCCGATGATTTTGATTCTCTCCGGTGTGATCGGTGGTCTGGTGGCCTTTGGCATGATTGGTCTGTTTATTGGTCCGGTGGTGCTGGCGGTTTCTTATCGTCTGGTATCGGCATGGATGCACGAAGTGCCGGCCCCGGATGACGATCCTGTTGATGTGGTTGAAGAACTGACAGAACACGACGATCACACTGCCTGA
- a CDS encoding M12 family metallo-peptidase, with protein MILFTFRQKLLFTLIASTLSTSVLSAPQLFSVAAKDPNGPDTPLLRSLQNNHRDYQLVNINQNILLSRSSSFGFKARDNGQEIEIKAISLEKDNVGNDIWRGKAENGQGEATFSVRDGKINGGITLNDGSYYEIYPVTEGLQALVKVDASDFHEDENDTVTDEKAEAHQHELSDAQSERETLSTDTTPARIRVLYLYTNQSRGDFGGNPILFAGYLNDKLNQSYADSETHIQFDVAGVIDSKIDETAITTMINQMITAGTPLGKLVAEKKAETHADLITLIVKDGSTNCGMAHLGLRTSVVAVGCSVATGWHTLAHEIGHNFGLGHNVGSNSKGPYAHGHRVEGKFRTIMSSVCSLACTRINHFSTPLKNQDGLPMGTAAQNDAVRFLREVRFNFSDTYPYWDSQYQLNDGDLPAHQYFEVILTNRQTSKTISLDKKIINPGQWDWPFEVATAVNSYFPKGIVEAGRPRGGVIIPASGSSYLNHIWLHQDKKDAYKVDVKRKTYAVVRGKEWGDVMPIDGGNGMPADATMMLNIKDKVSGQVLETHYFINGRQALDKTSWPHRLAQIINSQQSTNVIAGELKDGNFNTVTGSGFRNLLWFPLEKKNTLSAEFTLLSAAENPWVEEVGAYGNKHMTDLEKDTVVTIKVKNSSGVVVEQHSVRIDDAELDRYRWPTYAAKIFNQEFTQIIIGEKDKAGSGSIDIIPGSQYRNLIWKKQRANMTVEVSYSK; from the coding sequence ATGATTTTGTTCACATTTAGACAGAAGTTGTTATTTACCCTTATTGCCTCAACATTATCCACCTCAGTTCTTTCCGCACCGCAGTTGTTCAGCGTGGCGGCGAAAGATCCCAATGGGCCGGATACGCCGCTGTTAAGAAGTCTCCAGAATAATCACAGGGATTACCAGCTGGTTAACATTAATCAGAATATTTTATTAAGTCGCTCTTCATCCTTCGGGTTTAAGGCCAGAGATAACGGACAGGAAATCGAAATCAAAGCCATCTCACTGGAAAAAGATAATGTTGGTAATGATATCTGGCGGGGTAAGGCGGAAAATGGTCAGGGAGAGGCCACTTTTTCGGTTCGCGATGGGAAAATCAACGGCGGCATTACGCTAAACGATGGGTCTTATTATGAAATTTATCCGGTAACTGAAGGCTTACAGGCGCTGGTGAAAGTTGATGCATCAGATTTTCATGAAGATGAAAACGATACTGTCACCGACGAAAAGGCGGAAGCTCATCAACATGAGTTAAGTGATGCCCAAAGCGAGAGAGAAACATTAAGCACGGATACGACACCGGCCAGAATAAGGGTTTTATATCTTTATACTAATCAGTCCCGTGGGGACTTTGGAGGTAACCCAATACTTTTCGCAGGTTACCTCAACGATAAATTGAATCAAAGTTATGCAGACAGTGAAACGCACATTCAGTTCGATGTGGCCGGAGTTATTGATTCAAAGATCGATGAGACGGCTATAACTACGATGATTAATCAAATGATTACGGCCGGTACACCGTTGGGTAAACTGGTGGCAGAGAAAAAGGCAGAAACACATGCTGATCTTATTACTTTAATCGTAAAAGATGGTAGCACTAACTGTGGAATGGCTCATCTGGGTCTAAGAACGAGTGTGGTGGCGGTAGGATGCTCTGTTGCCACAGGATGGCATACTCTGGCTCACGAAATAGGGCATAACTTTGGCCTGGGACATAATGTAGGCTCGAACTCGAAAGGTCCGTATGCGCATGGTCACCGTGTGGAGGGCAAATTTCGCACGATTATGTCATCTGTGTGTTCTTTAGCATGTACGCGAATCAACCACTTTTCTACACCGCTAAAAAATCAGGATGGTCTGCCAATGGGTACGGCGGCACAAAATGATGCAGTGCGTTTCCTCAGAGAAGTCCGTTTTAATTTCAGCGACACCTATCCCTATTGGGACAGTCAGTATCAGCTGAATGATGGTGATCTTCCGGCACATCAATACTTTGAAGTGATTCTGACCAATCGTCAGACTAGTAAAACCATCAGCCTGGACAAGAAAATCATTAATCCAGGGCAGTGGGACTGGCCCTTCGAGGTCGCGACTGCGGTCAATAGCTATTTCCCCAAAGGCATTGTTGAAGCAGGGCGTCCAAGAGGGGGCGTGATTATTCCTGCCAGTGGCTCCAGCTACCTGAACCATATCTGGCTGCATCAGGACAAAAAAGATGCTTACAAGGTGGATGTGAAGCGCAAAACCTATGCGGTAGTGCGGGGTAAAGAGTGGGGCGATGTAATGCCCATCGATGGTGGTAATGGTATGCCTGCGGATGCCACCATGATGCTGAACATTAAAGATAAAGTTTCGGGCCAGGTGCTGGAGACGCATTATTTCATTAATGGCCGTCAGGCTCTTGATAAAACATCATGGCCGCACCGACTGGCGCAGATAATCAACAGCCAGCAGTCAACCAACGTCATCGCCGGTGAACTGAAGGACGGTAATTTCAACACCGTAACCGGCAGCGGTTTCCGTAATCTGCTGTGGTTCCCGCTGGAGAAGAAAAACACGCTGAGCGCTGAATTTACTCTCCTGAGTGCGGCTGAAAACCCCTGGGTCGAAGAAGTTGGCGCTTATGGTAATAAGCACATGACTGACCTGGAAAAGGACACCGTCGTGACGATTAAAGTGAAAAACAGCAGCGGCGTGGTGGTTGAGCAACATAGCGTCAGGATCGATGATGCTGAACTGGACCGTTACAGATGGCCGACCTATGCAGCAAAAATATTCAACCAGGAATTTACCCAAATCATTATCGGGGAAAAAGATAAGGCCGGAAGTGGCAGTATCGACATCATTCCGGGGTCGCAATATCGCAACCTTATCTGGAAGAAACAGCGCGCCAACATGACAGTTGAGGTTTCTTACAGTAAATAA
- a CDS encoding M12 family metallo-peptidase, translating into MRTFKKKFLFAVIASALSSSVLAAPQLFSIVEKDVNRQDSPLLRTLQEEHKDYKLVNINKDILLSRSSSFQIAMEGGGEPVEIRATSLMKDASGIDIWRGGSEDEQSTATFAINDGGVNGSIRLSDGSFYEFYPVARGLYALVKIDTSHISADEHDDVWDDAATEKFHEVNEKLNNKENFTTSTTPARIKILYVYTNQTRDKFQEDPARYATYLTGELNISHSRSETFTQFESVGAVDAKMDEGRMDSMRAQMGKATTTLGKLVAEKRAETRADLVVLISKANELCGTADGWGPNSVVNVDCAVKTRTLAHETGHNFGLKHNEDEATWPPYANGYGVPGKFRTIMSKECSPSCPKVDYFSTPNKSSHGQPVGTAASNDAVRHIRERRFIVANYFPDWEKQHQLNGGALPANQFFEVSLTDRQTNKQQILDHIIINAGEWSWPYELSVAVNKFFPKDAVAAGLLTDDGSIVPKNGSSYENYIWLHQDKLQNYKVDIKRNTYAVVRGNKWADLMAISGGDGVAPNTTVVLTIKNKTSGQALEKYYFNNDGEQLTSTSWPHQLAQVINSHNSPNLIAGELKDGIFNTVTGSGFRNRLWFPLDKKNDLMAEFSTLNIAENPWVEQKDIFGDRFQTDLASGTTITVAVKNSSGSVVEQRSVEIPDGKDGEYLSRYRWPAYLAHEINKSMTQIRLGGKQADGSIKVVEWSQYLNYMWKKDRANQTVVVTFSK; encoded by the coding sequence TTGCGCACCTTCAAGAAGAAATTTTTATTTGCCGTCATTGCATCGGCACTTTCATCATCAGTTCTGGCTGCTCCCCAGCTGTTTAGCATTGTCGAGAAAGATGTTAATAGACAGGACTCTCCTCTTTTAAGAACTCTCCAGGAAGAACATAAAGATTACAAACTGGTAAATATCAATAAGGATATATTGTTAAGCCGATCGTCATCATTCCAGATTGCGATGGAAGGTGGGGGGGAACCGGTTGAAATCCGTGCTACATCTCTGATGAAAGATGCCAGTGGTATTGATATCTGGCGGGGAGGTTCAGAAGACGAACAAAGCACGGCTACTTTTGCCATCAATGACGGAGGTGTGAATGGCAGCATCCGGCTGAGTGATGGCTCTTTTTATGAGTTCTATCCTGTTGCTCGGGGTTTATATGCGCTGGTGAAAATAGATACCTCTCATATCTCAGCAGACGAGCATGATGATGTCTGGGATGATGCGGCAACAGAGAAATTCCATGAAGTTAATGAAAAGTTGAATAACAAGGAAAATTTCACTACCAGCACGACCCCAGCCAGAATAAAAATACTGTATGTTTATACAAACCAAACTCGTGATAAATTTCAGGAAGACCCCGCCAGATATGCTACCTATCTTACCGGTGAGTTAAATATTAGCCATTCAAGAAGTGAGACCTTCACTCAATTTGAATCGGTAGGGGCTGTCGATGCAAAAATGGATGAAGGTAGAATGGATAGTATGCGAGCACAAATGGGGAAAGCCACGACTACATTAGGTAAACTGGTCGCTGAAAAGCGAGCAGAAACGCGAGCCGACCTTGTGGTATTAATATCGAAAGCTAACGAATTATGCGGAACAGCTGATGGTTGGGGACCAAACAGTGTTGTTAATGTGGATTGTGCGGTCAAAACCAGAACGTTGGCACATGAGACCGGTCATAACTTCGGATTAAAACACAATGAAGATGAGGCAACATGGCCACCCTATGCCAACGGTTATGGGGTGCCAGGCAAGTTCCGTACAATTATGTCAAAAGAATGTTCGCCGTCCTGCCCAAAAGTGGACTATTTTTCTACGCCAAATAAATCTTCTCATGGTCAGCCGGTAGGTACGGCGGCAAGTAATGATGCTGTGCGCCATATCAGGGAAAGACGTTTTATTGTTGCGAATTACTTTCCTGACTGGGAAAAACAACACCAACTTAATGGCGGTGCATTGCCAGCGAATCAGTTTTTTGAAGTCAGCCTGACAGATCGACAAACTAATAAGCAGCAAATCCTTGACCATATTATTATCAACGCTGGTGAATGGAGTTGGCCATATGAGTTATCCGTGGCAGTCAATAAATTCTTCCCTAAAGACGCTGTTGCTGCAGGATTGCTGACTGATGATGGTAGTATTGTACCGAAAAACGGATCCAGTTATGAAAACTATATCTGGTTGCATCAGGATAAATTACAAAACTATAAAGTTGATATCAAACGTAATACCTATGCTGTCGTCAGAGGGAACAAATGGGCTGATTTGATGGCGATTAGTGGCGGCGACGGTGTGGCCCCAAACACCACGGTAGTGCTGACCATTAAGAATAAAACTTCAGGCCAGGCGCTGGAGAAATATTATTTCAATAATGATGGTGAGCAGCTTACCTCCACATCATGGCCGCACCAGCTGGCTCAGGTGATCAATAGCCACAATTCACCGAATCTGATTGCCGGAGAACTGAAGGACGGAATTTTCAACACCGTCACCGGCAGTGGTTTCCGCAACCGGTTGTGGTTCCCGCTGGATAAGAAGAACGATTTGATGGCGGAATTTTCCACCCTGAATATTGCAGAGAACCCCTGGGTTGAACAGAAGGATATCTTCGGTGACCGATTCCAGACCGATTTAGCCTCGGGCACCACCATTACTGTCGCCGTTAAAAACAGCAGCGGCTCGGTGGTGGAACAACGCAGCGTCGAGATTCCTGATGGAAAGGATGGCGAGTACCTCAGCCGTTACCGCTGGCCGGCCTATCTGGCGCATGAAATTAATAAATCCATGACGCAAATCAGGCTGGGCGGCAAGCAGGCCGATGGCAGCATTAAAGTGGTGGAGTGGTCGCAGTATCTTAACTACATGTGGAAGAAAGACCGTGCTAACCAGACGGTGGTGGTGACCTTCAGTAAATAA